In Globicephala melas chromosome 20, mGloMel1.2, whole genome shotgun sequence, the genomic window GTATCTGGCTGGTGGGGGCTGAAGGGCAGGGAAGAGCTTCCCAGGTTAGGCCCCAAACCCTGAGGAGGCTTGGGGGAGGTGCTGGTGCCAGCCCTCCTAGGAAGGAGACAGTGGGAGGAGGGGCTAGGGGCCCTAATTTCAAGTCAGATAAAAGCCAAGCTGAAATGTTTATGAGCAGAAAAATTGGGGCTTTAATAAATCAGCTGGAAAGCCAGTTGAATTATGAAGCAGGTAATGGGGACCGTGACCACGAATACGGAAAGTGTAAGAGCTGGGCTCTCCTGGCCCTCAACCCTGGCCGGATTGGGAGCTTCCGACCACAATTCTTGGGTCTTCTGGACCTTGAGATTGGCCTCTGAGTCCAGGACAACATTATGAAGGTTGTCTGGGACAGGCTTGTCAGGAGACCCCACGGAGCCCCTGGTCTCTTGGGGTTCCTGCAGCAGCTTCCTCGGTGGCCTGCACTCTTTCTTGATTTGGCTTTTTGGAGTCCTAGTGTCTCCCCCAAGAGGACATCCACCCTTCTGGAACGACACTTGCAAACTAGTTGGCCAGTTCTCCAGGGGTGCTAGGAAGGGCACCTGAGGAAGCCAGCTGTACTCCCCTGAggcctctgcccctttctctagTTTCTCTAGTTCTCCTGCCTCCCGCTTCCCAAGTTTACTGGGGGTCAGGAGCCTGCTCTCTCTTGGCTTCAGCCCCCCTCTCTCCACCTGCCTCTCTGGCTCTGTGTCCCTGGCTGAATCCTCATCACCTCTcacaccccctcctcccaccaggcCTCTAGAGCCCACCTCTAATTGTCCAGAAGGGAATAATGGGGGAGCGGGGTTGGctgggaagaaagagggaggggagaactGCTCAGCgctgcagccccctcccctaGACCTTATCCAAGCTGAGGCTGGGGGACACACCCAGAGTTGAGATCCCCggctggggaagggagaagggaggggggagaTCCTAATGGCTATTCTCTGCAAACCCCAGTCTTCCTCCGCAAGACAAACGGCCTCCTCTCCAGCCCGTGCCGGCGCGGCTGATAAATATTTAAAGCTAAAAGGCCGGGAggaagggtgggggtgggtggtctGGGGGCTCAGAGCGCCGCGGCGTCGGCGGAGAGGGATCCGCTAGGGAAGCAGCGAGTGAGCCTGAGAGCACCAAGCAAAAACGGGAATGGGGGCGGCGCGCCGGCTCGCGGCTCGGGGTGGGGGGCCGCGTCCCCAGGGCCGACCTCCTACCAGGAGCACTCTGGACAAGGAGAGGGGCACTTGGCCGGGAAGGGGGCGCCTTCCGGGGAATGTGCCCGGGCCACTGCGGCTCGGGACCGCTCGGGACTGCTCGGTGCGCGGCGTTACCTGAGCTTCGCATCCAAGGGTAGATCCGGAAGTTACTCTCGGCCGCCAAGTCCGAGTCCCTCTGCTCCTTGGCGCCCGCCGCCTTGGCAGAGTCGCCGGGACACACCCCGGAGAGGTTCTGCTCAAAGGGTGCGCAGTGCATGTTGAAGGAACTCGGCTCGAGCCCGTAGCCGGCCGCGTAGACGCCGGCTGCACTCTGGCCCGCCATGCCCCCCCCGCCGGGGTACAAGCCCTGCATCGAGGCGGCGAAGGAAGCGCCCGAACCCGCTCCATAGCCCGGGCGCTGGGGGTTGGAAGCAAACGCACAAGAAGTTTGTTCGGGGAAGGCTCCGGTAGCGAAAACCGAACTTGCGGCtggatatttagaaaataaagcattCGCATAATACAATGAACTCATAATTTGGCCGGATGATTTGTAGTCAGGGACGTTTTAGTGTCGGTTTTACGAGATTCCTTGATATATTACAGAATTAGAGTCCAGATTTACACCAAAAAGGACCCCCTTTTTCCTCTCTGGACCACGTGACCCCGCCCACGTGACGTCCCCTCTGCCAATAGCCGGGCAGCCTCCCCACGGCTCCCGGTAATGTGGAAAAAATTGTGTGGCGTTGGATTTATAAAATATGATCAATAATGAATGAGAAAACCAGGCCCTGTGGATTAGGGCTGGGGGCTCAAGGGCCGCTGTCGACCCCCGTGGGCTGGAGGAAGCTTGCAGGCGAGATTTGGAGAAGAAGGGATTGAGtggaagggaaaataaataaccTCCGAGAGCGATCCTTGTTgtcaccccctcctccccagcccgtTACCCAGCCAGAAACAAACGCAGGGATTGCATACAACcgggtgagtgggtgggtgggggcaggccAGGTCTTTATTAATCCGGACCGCTTCAGCCTGGCTGGGCCTTTGGGGGAACTTAGTCCGGAATTGGTCCGTTTCTCCCGAGGTGAGGAGCGAGGTGAGCCTGGCCTCAaggctcgctctctctctctctctctctctctctgccccagacGGGCAGGGACGGAGTGAGGTTTCCTGGGTGCTCCCAGAGGCGCGGAATCCAGCCCACGGGCGTTGGATGCTGCGGTTTCTGgtggctaaaaaataaaaaaaaaggtttgaaaattaaaaaaggaagggggtggggtgggtgggaagagaaaggaagggaggagggtggcCTGGTATGCTGCTCTCCTGGTTCCCGGAGGCGGATGCCTTAGTCGAGCGTGGCTGCTGGAGAAGCAGAGGGAGCGAAGGAAGGAAGGCGGCGAGCCACCACCTCGGAGCTGGGCGAAGGTGGCCAAGTCCCAGAAATGGAGAGGCAGGGAAGAGCATCTCCCTTCTCCTGCTCCCCCCCCCCACGAGAGTacgaaaaaaattaattttttttttttatttttcagcttgtTCATCAGCTCCGCACTCCACCTCtacccccgcacacacacacacacaggagagggCACACAAAAACAAAGGGGGAGGTTGGGGGGATAAAGCCACCAGCCCAGGCGCATCTCTCCAGCATGGCCTGGGCGCGGGGGTCTCCGGGGCCGGCAGCCTCGGAACgcgaagggagggggagggggtttcTCTCGGCTCCCCTCCCTCGTTCGTCTCTCCTCCAATCACGCGCAGCCGCCTCCCTCATCCCCTGCGCCCCTGGGCCAAGGGACTCGCACCACCTGCCtccagcccccgccccctccgcTGCGCGGCCAGGCGGACGCAGGAGCCCGGTGACTGGCTCCCCCGCTCCGCAGCTCTGCAAGGCGCCGGGAGCAAATGAGGAGCGCGGGCCCGGCAAGTCTCAGGTTCTCGCTTGTAAACTTTATTGTAACTCTTCCGCCCTTTTCAGGCGCAGACAACAGAACAAAGTATAGAGgaacaacaaaatatataattagcCCTCCCGCCCCCCAATAAAGCAATTCACGGATACAGGATACATTCTCTTCACAGTAAACCTAAGAACACTTTAAACAATTGCCCACAGCGCGCATGCTAACTAAAGTAACCTCTTTTGAGAAACACTTAAGACGAAATTGTCAAACcaaagcggggggcgggggggggaggaaaagagagaagccaGAGAGAAAGCCAGCGAGCTAGAGAGGGCagcggggaggggggtgggaggggaaatgAGTACgaggcgagagagagagagagagagggagagggagggagacagaaagaatTACGGCGTGAATAGGCAGTTTCATGTTGTTGGGAGAACTTAGCAGAAATCGGTACCTCGGTCATTACAAAGAAGCACgttcaaaggaaaaaagaccATTGCACAAGGAGGCTTTTTACACGGGGCAGGGGCGTGGGGGTGGGGCTCAGCCAGGCCGCAGCCGCTCACCCTAGCAGGGAGAGGGAGTCCTTGCTTAAAATCCTTTTCTTTCCCACCCCTCCGGCCCCCAAGAGATGGGAAGGAGATCCACGGTAGCTCACACACAGAAGCTATTACGAGAAACTACCACTAGCGGGGACTGGCGCGGCGGGGAAGCTGCGGTGGGAGGCCAGGCTCCGGGCCCCGCTCACAGGGCTAGAGCTGTCTCGGGCGGGGGCGGGCGACGGCAGCGCGGTCGGGTGACCCGCGGAGGCAGGGCGGCCGCGGCCCTGGCAGTCCCAGCTGGAGCCTACTTCTTGTCGCCCTTCTGCGCGTCGCCCTCGTCCGCCGCCTCCGGGGCCCGCTCCAGCTTCTGTTTCTCCAGCTCCTCCTGCTCGCATTTGCTGCTAGGGAACTTGTCTTtgttgttctcttttttccacttCATCCTCCGGTTCTGGAACCAGATTTTGACCTGTCTCTCTGTCAGTCCCAGCGCATGCGATACCTCGATCCTCCGCTTGCGAGTCAGATAGGGATTAAATAGGAACTCCTTCTCCAGCTCCAGGGTCTGGTAGCGGCTGTAGGTCTGTCGGCCTCGCCTGCGTCCGGCGGCTGCTGGGAATGGG contains:
- the HOXB7 gene encoding homeobox protein Hox-B7 translates to MSSLYYANALFSKYPAASSVFATGAFPEQTSCAFASNPQRPGYGAGSGASFAASMQGLYPGGGGMAGQSAAGVYAAGYGLEPSSFNMHCAPFEQNLSGVCPGDSAKAAGAKEQRDSDLAAESNFRIYPWMRSSGTDRKRGRQTYTRYQTLELEKEFHYNRYLTRRRRIEIAHALCLTERQIKIWFQNRRMKWKKENKTAGPGATRQDKAEAEEDEEE